A genome region from Dictyoglomus sp. includes the following:
- a CDS encoding ribonuclease J, which yields MSSGKLRIIPLGGCGEIGKNMILFQYEDEILIFDAGLMFPNEEMFGVDFVIPDISYILSNKNKVKGILLTHGHEDHIGALPFILKDLDVPIYGTPLTLGLVEKKLEEFNIEKKLIKITPGERFTIGSFSIEAFRQTHSIPDSVGFAIETSLGLIILSGDFKFDQSPIDGNTTDFRKLAEFGERGVLALICDTTNIEQKGITPSESTIRSTFESIFSTAKGRIFLVTFASNFHRIQQAINVAIKYHRKIAIAGKSLVSNIEVANKLGYLNIPDGILINIKDVNSLPKERVLVLSTGSQGEPYSALVLLTNYSYKQLALNPDDTVVLATTPIPGNEVMVFRLVNQLFRKGVEVIYGENAGVHVSGHAAQEEIKMLINLLRPKYLIPYHGEYRHLVLFKKLAQTLGYSNENIKVLENGHVLEVDNSGMRVVDKIDAGNIYVDGLGIGDVGNIVLKERRRLSEDGVVVIGVLIDQATGLILEGPEIISRGFVFEKEAEELFEKAKKRIRNLFQEMAKINNSKNKIDKKNLLKETLEDFFFQEIRRRPFLIPILWEI from the coding sequence ATGAGTAGTGGTAAGTTGAGAATTATTCCTTTAGGTGGATGTGGTGAAATTGGAAAAAACATGATTCTTTTTCAATATGAAGATGAGATATTAATATTCGACGCAGGACTAATGTTTCCCAATGAGGAGATGTTTGGAGTAGATTTTGTTATTCCAGACATCTCCTATATTCTTTCTAATAAAAATAAAGTTAAAGGAATATTATTGACCCATGGACATGAAGATCACATAGGAGCATTACCTTTTATCTTAAAAGATTTAGATGTTCCCATATATGGAACTCCTTTAACTCTTGGACTTGTAGAAAAGAAACTAGAAGAATTTAATATAGAAAAGAAATTAATTAAGATTACGCCTGGAGAGAGATTTACTATAGGTTCTTTCTCCATTGAAGCTTTTAGGCAAACTCATAGTATTCCAGATTCTGTAGGTTTTGCTATTGAGACCTCTTTAGGTTTGATAATACTCAGTGGCGACTTTAAATTTGATCAAAGTCCCATAGACGGAAATACAACAGATTTTAGAAAGTTGGCGGAATTTGGAGAAAGAGGAGTTTTAGCTTTAATCTGTGATACTACAAATATTGAGCAAAAGGGTATAACTCCTTCTGAAAGTACTATAAGATCTACTTTTGAGAGTATTTTCAGTACTGCTAAAGGTAGGATATTTTTAGTAACTTTTGCTTCAAATTTTCATAGGATTCAACAAGCTATAAATGTTGCAATAAAATATCACAGGAAAATTGCTATTGCAGGTAAAAGTTTAGTAAGTAATATAGAAGTAGCAAATAAACTTGGATATCTTAATATTCCAGATGGAATATTAATAAATATAAAAGATGTTAACTCTCTTCCTAAGGAAAGGGTGCTAGTTTTATCCACGGGAAGTCAAGGAGAACCTTATTCTGCATTAGTTTTACTTACCAATTATTCTTATAAACAATTGGCATTGAATCCTGATGATACTGTAGTTTTAGCTACAACTCCTATTCCAGGAAATGAAGTTATGGTATTTCGTTTAGTAAATCAACTTTTTAGAAAAGGGGTAGAAGTAATATACGGAGAAAATGCAGGAGTTCATGTTTCTGGACATGCAGCTCAGGAAGAAATAAAAATGCTTATAAATCTCTTAAGGCCAAAATATTTGATTCCATATCATGGAGAATATAGGCACTTAGTTTTATTTAAGAAATTAGCACAGACTTTGGGATACTCTAACGAAAACATAAAAGTTCTAGAAAACGGTCATGTATTAGAAGTGGATAATTCTGGAATGAGAGTTGTAGATAAAATTGATGCTGGGAATATTTATGTAGATGGTTTAGGAATCGGAGATGTGGGAAATATTGTTCTAAAAGAAAGAAGAAGATTATCCGAGGATGGTGTCGTAGTTATTGGAGTATTGATAGATCAAGCTACAGGCTTGATCTTAGAGGGTCCAGAAATAATTTCAAGGGGATTTGTTTTTGAAAAAGAAGCGGAAGAACTTTTTGAAAAAGCAAAAAAAAGAATAAGAAATCTTTTTCAAGAAATGGCTAAAATTAATAATTCCAAAAATAAAATTGATAAGAAAAATTTATTAAAAGAAACATTAGAAGATTTTTTCTTTCAGGAAATAAGAAGAAGACCTTTTTTAATACCTATATTATGGGAAATATAA
- the dapA gene encoding 4-hydroxy-tetrahydrodipicolinate synthase, with protein sequence MTHFGRLITAMVTPFDDNGEINWKEVDRIVEKLIEDGSDSIVVSGTTGESPTLSSEEKLQLFERVKHVAKGRVKIIAGTTNYCTKESIELTKEAEKIGVDGILATAPYYNRPPQDGLYKHFGAIAESTSLPIIVYNIPSRTAVNILPDTLYKLAKDFKNIVGVKEASGDLNQMSEIRRLLPRPFLLYSGDDSMTLPLLSIGGDGVVSVASHIVGREIKAMIDSYFEGKIEKATEIHLKLFPIFRALFLTTNPIPLKEALKLLGYNVGNCRLPLSPIDDKNRQELIKRLKEFGFSVNE encoded by the coding sequence ATGACACATTTTGGTAGATTAATAACTGCAATGGTGACTCCTTTTGATGATAATGGTGAAATCAATTGGAAAGAAGTAGATAGGATAGTAGAAAAATTAATTGAAGATGGTTCTGATAGTATTGTAGTTTCTGGAACTACAGGTGAGTCGCCTACTCTATCTTCTGAAGAAAAATTGCAACTTTTTGAGAGGGTTAAGCATGTTGCAAAGGGAAGAGTAAAGATAATTGCGGGAACTACAAATTATTGTACAAAAGAATCTATTGAATTGACAAAAGAAGCAGAAAAAATTGGAGTCGATGGGATTCTTGCTACAGCACCATATTATAATAGACCTCCTCAAGATGGTCTTTATAAACATTTTGGTGCTATTGCGGAATCTACATCTTTGCCAATAATTGTATATAATATTCCTTCGAGAACTGCAGTAAATATTCTTCCCGATACATTATATAAACTTGCTAAAGATTTTAAGAATATTGTAGGAGTTAAAGAAGCCAGTGGAGATCTTAATCAAATGTCAGAAATAAGAAGACTTCTTCCTCGTCCTTTTTTACTTTATAGTGGAGATGATTCAATGACTTTGCCTTTACTAAGTATTGGAGGAGATGGAGTAGTAAGTGTGGCTTCCCACATAGTTGGAAGGGAAATAAAAGCTATGATAGATTCATATTTTGAAGGAAAAATAGAAAAAGCGACAGAGATTCATCTAAAGCTTTTCCCAATTTTTAGAGCATTATTTTTAACTACAAATCCCATTCCTCTTAAGGAAGCATTAAAGTTATTGGGTTATAATGTGGGAAATTGTAGATTACCCTTATCTCCTATAGATGATAAAAATAGGCAAGAGTTAATAAAAAGATTAAAGGAGTTTGGATTTAGTGTAAATGAGTAG
- the dapB gene encoding 4-hydroxy-tetrahydrodipicolinate reductase, whose amino-acid sequence MSIKVVLCGALGKMGRVIGKAIASSEDMELTGAVDPKGVGMDYGKVINLENISLSVKGSIEECSELPFDLIVDFTNPESAYKNAIFSLNLNKKVILGTTGLSKDMIEDIKRKTEEKKSATLIAPNFALGAVLMIQIAKKLVKYFPDVEIIELHHNEKIDAPSGTAIATAEILAEEMKKRNLIHFDPTKVEKLPGSRGGKINSINIHSIRLPGLVAHQEIIFGGIGQILTIRHDAISRDCYIPGVLLGIREIYKRTGFFYGLETILEKEEE is encoded by the coding sequence ATGAGTATAAAAGTTGTTCTTTGTGGAGCCTTAGGAAAAATGGGTAGAGTGATAGGAAAAGCAATAGCTTCTTCTGAAGATATGGAATTAACTGGAGCTGTAGATCCTAAAGGAGTAGGAATGGACTATGGAAAGGTGATTAATCTTGAAAATATCTCTCTCTCGGTCAAAGGAAGTATAGAGGAATGTTCTGAACTTCCTTTTGATCTTATCGTAGATTTCACAAATCCAGAATCTGCTTATAAAAATGCCATTTTTTCTTTAAATTTAAATAAAAAAGTAATTTTAGGTACTACAGGCTTATCAAAGGATATGATAGAGGATATTAAAAGAAAAACAGAAGAAAAAAAATCTGCAACATTAATTGCTCCCAATTTTGCTTTAGGTGCAGTTTTAATGATTCAAATAGCAAAAAAATTAGTAAAATATTTTCCCGACGTAGAGATTATTGAACTACATCATAATGAAAAGATAGATGCTCCTTCTGGCACTGCGATAGCTACTGCAGAAATTTTGGCAGAAGAGATGAAAAAAAGAAATCTTATCCATTTTGATCCTACGAAAGTGGAAAAACTTCCTGGCTCAAGGGGTGGAAAAATAAATAGTATAAATATTCACAGTATTCGTTTACCAGGATTAGTGGCTCATCAAGAAATAATCTTTGGGGGAATAGGACAGATTCTTACTATTAGACACGATGCTATAAGTAGAGATTGCTATATACCAGGAGTTCTCTTGGGAATTAGAGAAATATATAAGAGAACTGGCTTTTTTTATGGGTTAGAAACAATTTTAGAAAAGGAGGAGGAGTAA
- a CDS encoding insulinase family protein, with protein sequence MNPQILILDNNLKLVFETTPYRKSVDIIIAVNSGSRYEKQNEHGLAHLVEHLLFKNNYRKNKNIALEIDRLGGELDAFTTREGTYFILKILKAHLSRGLNLLSEIILNPEFTAEDLEIEKKVVKEEVKMYWDSPEEIALDLFLKSSWDGHPIAREILGTEESIESFNLEKVMDFYKRLYNLNNMTILVSGDLSFKTICDMVEKNFYKEVENTYYEELSSPIFKPNKLIKEENFEQIQFFLGTESYKPQDERKFSLYLLSLILGGGISSRLFQELREKNGLVYNVETQGISFKDTSLFAIYTATTPRFFEKTLITLVDQIEKIKKEGITKEELDTAKKQSIYNFLMQIENPRFRLFYYFDSLSIYGEIISPYETIRKIRRVSLEDVHNTIEYIFNKPFSLSLVGPVNSKIKKLITRGDLL encoded by the coding sequence ATGAACCCACAGATTTTAATTTTAGATAATAACTTAAAATTAGTATTTGAGACTACCCCATATAGAAAAAGTGTTGATATTATAATTGCTGTTAACTCAGGCTCAAGATACGAAAAACAAAATGAACATGGTTTAGCTCATTTAGTAGAGCACCTTCTTTTTAAGAATAATTATAGAAAAAACAAAAATATTGCTCTGGAAATAGATAGATTGGGAGGAGAATTAGATGCTTTTACAACTCGTGAAGGTACTTATTTCATATTAAAAATTTTAAAAGCTCATTTATCTAGGGGTCTAAATCTTTTATCAGAAATAATTTTGAATCCAGAGTTCACGGCGGAAGATTTAGAGATAGAAAAAAAGGTTGTAAAGGAAGAAGTAAAGATGTATTGGGACTCTCCTGAAGAAATTGCTTTAGATCTTTTTCTTAAATCCTCCTGGGATGGACATCCTATTGCACGAGAAATTTTAGGTACGGAAGAGTCTATTGAAAGTTTTAATCTAGAAAAAGTAATGGACTTTTATAAGAGATTATATAATTTAAACAACATGACTATACTTGTGAGTGGTGATTTATCCTTTAAAACAATATGTGATATGGTTGAAAAAAACTTCTATAAAGAAGTAGAAAATACCTATTATGAAGAATTATCATCTCCCATCTTTAAACCTAATAAATTGATAAAAGAAGAAAATTTTGAACAAATTCAATTTTTTTTAGGAACAGAAAGCTATAAACCTCAAGATGAGAGAAAGTTTTCTCTTTATCTTTTGTCATTGATATTAGGAGGCGGAATAAGTTCTCGTCTTTTTCAAGAATTACGAGAAAAGAATGGTTTGGTCTATAATGTAGAAACTCAAGGTATAAGTTTTAAAGATACAAGTCTTTTTGCAATATATACTGCAACAACACCAAGATTTTTTGAGAAAACCCTTATCACTCTTGTAGATCAGATTGAAAAAATAAAGAAGGAAGGAATTACAAAGGAAGAGTTAGATACAGCCAAAAAGCAGAGTATTTATAACTTTTTAATGCAAATAGAGAATCCCCGATTTAGACTCTTTTATTATTTTGATTCTTTATCTATTTATGGAGAAATTATTTCTCCTTATGAGACAATAAGAAAAATAAGAAGAGTAAGTTTAGAGGATGTCCATAATACCATAGAGTATATTTTCAATAAACCCTTTTCGCTCTCTTTAGTGGGCCCAGTGAATTCTAAAATTAAAAAATTAATAACTAGAGGTGATTTATTATGA
- a CDS encoding polyribonucleotide nucleotidyltransferase has product MAETYTFKKEIAGRDLIIEIGKVAWQATGSLLIQYGETVLLVTVVSSEDFKEDVDFFPLTVEYVEKLYAAGKIPGGFLKREGKPSENEILMARLIDRPLRPLFSKDFRNEVQIIVTVLAVDQENYPDIPGIIGASCAIMLAGLPFNGPLGAVRVGWDGENWIINPKAEKASNLLLDLVVAGTRDKIFMLEGDGVEVPEDVFIEGVIRGHYALQDTIELQEEILKAIKPQPFPYVPYKIDENLKRDVLNYISEEEIRNAILTISKSERQKALEDLKNKVAKFFEPIYGNKIIQVDEIINEIAKEFIKDLILKEKRRVDGRSLDELRPISCSVGVLPRVHGSALFQRGETQVLTVATLGAGEEQIIESVIESPPKRYMHHYNFPPFSVGEIKPLRGPGRREIGHGALAERALLPLIPKEEEFPYTIRLVSEVLSSNGSTSMASVCGSSLALMDAGVPIRSSVAGVAMGLIKDGEKFEILTDIQGLEDALGGMDFKIAGTKKGITAVQLDIKVDGLTYDMLKKAIYQARSARLKILEIMDRIIPAPRPEISPYAPRIKVVEINPSKIGDLIGPSGKNIKRIIEETKTEISIKPEGLVIISAPNMESAERASQLIYEYTRDIKEGEVFLGKVVRVTDYGAFVEILPGKIGLLHISKFKTINKGKRQVREEINLGDEILIKVDSIDSQGRISLTRRDI; this is encoded by the coding sequence ATGGCAGAAACTTATACCTTTAAAAAAGAAATTGCAGGTAGAGACCTAATAATCGAAATAGGAAAAGTTGCGTGGCAAGCAACGGGTTCTCTTTTAATACAATATGGAGAAACTGTTCTTTTAGTTACTGTTGTCTCTTCTGAGGATTTTAAGGAAGATGTTGACTTTTTCCCGTTGACTGTAGAATATGTTGAGAAATTATATGCAGCTGGTAAAATTCCAGGTGGATTTTTAAAGAGAGAAGGAAAACCTTCAGAAAATGAAATTTTAATGGCGAGACTTATTGATAGACCCTTAAGACCTCTTTTCTCTAAGGATTTTAGAAATGAAGTTCAGATAATTGTTACTGTCTTAGCGGTAGACCAAGAGAATTATCCTGATATTCCAGGAATTATTGGTGCTTCATGTGCTATTATGTTAGCTGGTTTACCTTTTAATGGTCCCTTAGGAGCTGTTAGGGTAGGGTGGGATGGAGAGAATTGGATAATAAATCCTAAAGCAGAAAAAGCTTCGAATTTATTATTAGATTTAGTTGTTGCGGGAACAAGAGATAAGATATTTATGTTAGAGGGAGACGGAGTTGAAGTTCCAGAAGATGTATTTATAGAAGGGGTAATTAGAGGACATTATGCCCTTCAAGATACTATTGAGTTACAGGAAGAAATCTTAAAAGCAATTAAACCTCAACCTTTTCCTTATGTTCCTTATAAAATCGATGAAAATTTAAAAAGAGATGTATTAAATTATATCTCAGAAGAGGAAATTAGAAATGCGATTTTAACTATAAGTAAATCAGAAAGGCAAAAGGCATTAGAAGATTTAAAAAATAAAGTTGCTAAATTTTTTGAACCTATATATGGGAATAAAATAATTCAAGTTGATGAAATTATAAATGAAATCGCAAAGGAATTTATAAAAGATTTAATTTTAAAAGAAAAAAGGAGAGTAGATGGTAGAAGCCTAGATGAATTAAGACCTATAAGTTGTAGTGTGGGAGTTCTTCCACGGGTTCATGGTTCTGCATTATTCCAAAGAGGTGAGACTCAAGTTCTTACAGTAGCAACTCTTGGTGCTGGAGAAGAACAAATAATTGAAAGCGTTATTGAAAGCCCTCCTAAAAGATATATGCATCATTATAATTTTCCCCCTTTCTCTGTAGGGGAAATTAAACCTTTAAGAGGACCAGGAAGAAGAGAGATAGGTCATGGTGCGTTAGCAGAAAGGGCTTTATTACCTTTAATCCCAAAAGAAGAGGAGTTTCCCTATACAATAAGATTAGTTTCCGAAGTTTTATCGTCTAATGGTTCTACCTCCATGGCAAGTGTTTGTGGTAGTAGCTTAGCTTTAATGGACGCTGGTGTACCCATAAGATCTTCCGTAGCAGGAGTTGCTATGGGGTTAATTAAAGATGGAGAAAAATTTGAAATTTTGACAGATATACAAGGTTTGGAAGATGCTCTAGGAGGTATGGACTTTAAAATTGCAGGTACGAAAAAGGGAATAACTGCAGTTCAGTTGGATATTAAAGTAGATGGACTTACTTATGATATGCTTAAAAAAGCAATTTACCAAGCAAGATCTGCACGTCTTAAAATATTAGAGATTATGGATAGAATTATTCCTGCCCCAAGACCAGAGATTTCTCCTTATGCTCCTCGAATTAAAGTTGTAGAAATTAATCCCTCAAAAATTGGTGATTTAATTGGACCAAGTGGTAAAAATATAAAAAGAATCATTGAGGAGACAAAAACTGAAATTAGTATAAAACCTGAAGGTTTAGTAATTATATCTGCTCCTAATATGGAGTCTGCAGAGAGGGCTTCCCAACTAATTTACGAGTACACAAGAGATATTAAAGAAGGAGAGGTATTTCTTGGTAAAGTAGTAAGAGTTACAGATTATGGTGCCTTTGTGGAAATATTACCTGGAAAGATAGGACTTTTACATATCTCAAAGTTCAAAACTATAAATAAAGGTAAAAGACAGGTTAGAGAAGAAATAAATCTTGGAGATGAGATTTTAATTAAAGTAGACTCCATAGATTCTCAAGGAAGAATTAGTTTAACTCGTCGCGATATTTGA
- the rpsO gene encoding 30S ribosomal protein S15, translating into MALTKEEKREIIEKFRINEKDSGSPEVQIALLTERIKKLTEHLKIHKKDFHSRVGLLKMIGKRRKLLRYLQEKDMERYKKLIQELGLRK; encoded by the coding sequence ATGGCTCTAACAAAGGAAGAAAAAAGAGAAATAATTGAAAAATTTAGGATTAATGAAAAAGATTCAGGATCTCCTGAGGTTCAAATTGCTTTATTAACAGAGAGAATAAAAAAACTTACTGAACATTTAAAGATACATAAGAAAGATTTTCATTCAAGGGTTGGACTTTTAAAAATGATAGGTAAAAGAAGAAAGTTATTAAGATATCTTCAAGAGAAAGATATGGAAAGATATAAAAAATTGATTCAGGAATTAGGATTAAGAAAATAA
- a CDS encoding ATPase: protein MLNRSFEIIEEIRSIIKKGLIIPVLEKVVIDYNKLVSLIEDLDRTLPEELAEAKRIIRRKEEILKEAEEEAQSVIKIAKEKAENLLRESNITLKAQKEAETIIEEAKKEANEIKKEAEDYILVLLNKVEEVLKRELEIINKCKNELKM from the coding sequence ATGCTAAATAGATCTTTTGAAATTATCGAAGAAATAAGAAGTATTATTAAGAAAGGTCTCATAATTCCTGTGCTTGAAAAAGTAGTAATAGATTATAATAAGTTAGTTTCTTTAATAGAAGATTTGGATAGAACTCTTCCCGAAGAATTAGCGGAGGCAAAAAGAATAATTAGAAGAAAAGAAGAAATCTTAAAAGAAGCCGAAGAAGAAGCTCAAAGTGTTATAAAAATTGCAAAAGAAAAAGCTGAGAATCTTCTGAGAGAAAGTAATATTACCTTAAAAGCCCAAAAGGAAGCGGAGACAATAATTGAGGAAGCAAAAAAAGAGGCAAATGAAATTAAAAAGGAAGCAGAAGACTATATCTTAGTTTTACTAAATAAAGTAGAAGAGGTATTGAAAAGAGAGTTGGAAATAATTAATAAATGTAAAAATGAGTTAAAAATGTAA
- the coaD gene encoding pantetheine-phosphate adenylyltransferase, whose translation MFRRAVYPGSFDPVTNGHLDIIKRVANICDELIVAVAQNIAKVPLFTLEERLEMLRESVKDIGNVYVDHFDGLLVDYLKKVEAKVIIRGLRAVSDFEYEFQQALANKKLYPDCETIFLVTDSKYAYLSSSMVKEIAKFGGCVKDLVPDMVAKKLYLKFRGNNAK comes from the coding sequence ATGTTTAGAAGAGCAGTTTATCCAGGAAGCTTTGACCCAGTAACTAATGGACACTTGGATATTATAAAAAGGGTTGCAAATATTTGCGATGAACTAATTGTTGCTGTAGCTCAAAATATAGCTAAAGTTCCCCTTTTTACCCTTGAAGAGAGACTAGAAATGCTAAGAGAAAGTGTTAAGGATATAGGCAATGTCTATGTTGATCATTTTGATGGGCTTCTTGTGGACTATCTTAAAAAAGTAGAAGCAAAGGTTATAATAAGAGGTTTAAGAGCTGTCTCTGATTTTGAATATGAATTTCAACAAGCCTTAGCAAATAAAAAATTATATCCCGATTGTGAAACTATATTTCTTGTTACAGATTCAAAATATGCTTATCTAAGCTCAAGCATGGTTAAAGAAATTGCAAAGTTTGGTGGATGTGTTAAGGATTTGGTTCCTGATATGGTTGCTAAAAAACTCTATTTGAAATTTCGAGGTAATAATGCTAAATAG
- the rsmD gene encoding 16S rRNA (guanine(966)-N(2))-methyltransferase RsmD has product MSSEIRILRGIFEGKKIKALRGKKYRPTMEQARTSLFNSLGDKIINSYFLDLFSGSGIIGFEALSLGAKKVVFVENYLPAVIMLKNNVKILGVKEKIEIFFQDVFSFLKRNFHEKFDIIFMDPPYSYGKKINEILNLLEEKLWIKEKGIVIVEHHKKIKLQNSFKVLELYDIKNFGETFFSYYMRKNENV; this is encoded by the coding sequence TTGTCATCTGAAATAAGAATTCTTAGAGGAATCTTTGAGGGAAAAAAAATAAAAGCCTTAAGAGGAAAAAAATATAGACCTACCATGGAACAGGCAAGAACTTCTTTATTTAATTCCTTGGGAGATAAAATCATTAACTCTTATTTTTTAGATCTCTTTTCAGGCTCAGGTATAATAGGATTTGAGGCTTTAAGCTTGGGAGCAAAAAAAGTTGTTTTTGTTGAAAACTATTTACCTGCCGTAATAATGCTAAAAAATAATGTAAAAATTTTAGGGGTGAAGGAAAAAATTGAAATTTTTTTTCAGGATGTTTTCTCTTTTCTGAAAAGAAATTTCCACGAGAAATTTGATATTATATTTATGGATCCACCATATTCCTATGGAAAAAAAATAAATGAGATATTAAATTTATTAGAAGAAAAATTATGGATAAAAGAGAAGGGAATAGTTATTGTTGAACATCACAAAAAAATAAAACTGCAAAATAGTTTTAAAGTTTTAGAATTGTATGATATAAAAAATTTTGGGGAGACTTTTTTTAGTTATTACATGAGGAAAAATGAAAATGTTTAG